In Leptolyngbya sp. 'hensonii', the following are encoded in one genomic region:
- a CDS encoding response regulator, whose amino-acid sequence MTIKQANPLLIAEDSDEDFEVLQLLMQQLEVQNPIYRCTNGDKVLDFLYQDGDYGDAEVAPRPSVILLDLNLPGTDGRDVLEQLKQDQKFKEIPIVVFTTSSNPRDIEFCYQQGANGYLIKPVDADELEKTVQAFVSYWLGANIAPFPEF is encoded by the coding sequence ATGACAATAAAGCAGGCTAACCCTTTACTTATTGCTGAAGATAGCGATGAGGATTTTGAGGTGCTGCAGTTGTTGATGCAGCAATTGGAGGTTCAAAATCCGATTTATCGCTGTACGAATGGAGATAAGGTTTTAGATTTCCTTTACCAGGATGGGGACTATGGGGATGCAGAGGTTGCGCCCCGACCTTCCGTAATCCTACTGGATCTGAATTTACCGGGTACGGATGGGCGGGATGTGCTGGAGCAACTGAAACAGGATCAGAAGTTCAAAGAGATCCCGATCGTGGTATTCACCACCTCTTCCAACCCCAGAGATATTGAATTCTGCTATCAGCAAGGCGCAAACGGCTACCTGATCAAACCCGTGGATGCTGACGAACTGGAAAAAACCGTGCAGGCTTTCGTCTCCTACTGGCTGGGAGCCAATATTGCCCCCTTCCCTGAATTCTAG
- a CDS encoding ATP-binding protein, with protein sequence MTGSDFTPLPSGHALTDDRDPVYFASTIQPHGLLLGVSLPDLQVVQASLNTQTHLGIVAQELVGQSLQRILSPPQIEALWQGLEGGTRVGPLHLAIWTPLGERWFEGNAHRSPQILILELEPMSASPGQEVLSLQALISQVAVKLKQADGLTALLQAIANEIRILTGFDRVMVYQFDPQGSGSVMAEAKRQDLSPYLGLHFPATDIPEPVREWYKRGGHRFIPDLAAPEIGIFPPHACLDLRLAMLRGVDPCCLEYHQNMGVAALLVIPLVHNGTLWGLISCHHLKPRPIPYSLRSACELLGHLVASDLASRVNDEELEYVGKLRSLQSEFIQSLAQTDHLKAALINPEPSLLALVHATGVAVCLGTEITLVGTTPTLPQVCQLIEWADAQGKEALFHTDCLPKLYPPGTSFQTIASGLLLLRISQVQPYYILWFRPELLKTIDWAGDPHAVVTLGADGRPTLSPRQSFALWQETVQGTSSPWKACELENALDLRSAIVGIVLHRADELARINRELEISNRELDSFAYVASHDLKEPLRGIHNFSILLLKSYGTVLDEVGVARLQTLVRLTRRMESLIDALLKLSRLGQTKLQLQPIDLNQLLHQVLVDLQLSRYEIRPQIQIPQPLPVVHCDPILIREVFTNLLSNAFKYTDRTEPWIEIGYSKQDSDCIFWIRDNGIGIRERHLETIFRLFKRLHEQNLYGGGTGVGLTIARKIIERHGGRIWVESVHGQGSTFYFTLRC encoded by the coding sequence ATGACCGGGTCTGACTTTACTCCCTTGCCATCAGGACATGCCCTGACGGACGATCGGGATCCGGTTTATTTCGCTAGCACCATTCAACCCCATGGCCTGCTGCTGGGGGTGAGCCTCCCAGACTTGCAGGTTGTGCAGGCCAGCCTCAACACCCAGACCCATCTGGGAATTGTTGCCCAGGAACTGGTGGGGCAGTCCCTGCAGCGCATTTTGAGCCCCCCCCAGATCGAAGCTCTCTGGCAGGGGCTAGAGGGCGGAACCAGGGTAGGACCGCTGCACCTTGCTATCTGGACTCCCCTCGGTGAACGGTGGTTTGAGGGCAATGCCCATCGATCGCCGCAGATCCTGATCCTGGAATTGGAACCCATGTCAGCGTCCCCTGGCCAGGAAGTCCTCAGTCTGCAGGCCCTGATCAGTCAGGTTGCTGTGAAGTTGAAGCAGGCGGATGGGCTGACGGCACTGCTGCAGGCGATCGCTAACGAAATCCGCATCCTGACTGGGTTCGATCGGGTCATGGTCTACCAGTTTGACCCCCAGGGATCTGGATCCGTGATGGCTGAGGCCAAACGGCAGGATCTGTCTCCTTACCTGGGATTGCACTTTCCGGCCACCGATATTCCAGAACCGGTGCGGGAGTGGTACAAGCGGGGGGGCCACCGCTTTATTCCCGATTTAGCCGCTCCTGAAATTGGGATTTTCCCCCCTCATGCCTGTCTTGATTTGAGGCTGGCGATGCTGCGGGGGGTGGATCCTTGCTGTCTGGAGTACCACCAAAATATGGGAGTGGCCGCCCTACTGGTCATTCCCCTGGTCCACAACGGAACGCTGTGGGGTCTGATCTCCTGCCACCATCTCAAGCCACGCCCAATTCCCTACAGTCTGAGATCGGCCTGCGAATTGCTGGGCCACCTTGTCGCCTCTGACCTAGCCAGCCGAGTGAATGATGAAGAACTGGAATATGTGGGGAAACTCCGCTCCCTACAATCAGAGTTTATCCAGTCCCTGGCCCAGACAGACCATCTGAAAGCAGCCCTGATTAATCCGGAGCCTTCCCTGTTAGCCCTGGTTCATGCCACTGGAGTGGCTGTTTGCCTGGGGACAGAAATCACCCTGGTGGGTACAACCCCAACCTTACCCCAGGTCTGCCAGTTAATTGAATGGGCCGATGCCCAAGGCAAAGAGGCCCTGTTTCATACCGACTGCCTGCCCAAACTCTATCCCCCAGGGACATCCTTCCAGACAATAGCCAGTGGCTTGTTGCTGCTCCGCATCTCCCAGGTGCAGCCCTACTACATCCTCTGGTTTCGCCCGGAATTGTTGAAAACCATCGACTGGGCTGGCGATCCCCATGCTGTGGTGACTCTGGGAGCTGATGGACGCCCCACCCTCTCTCCCCGTCAATCTTTTGCGCTCTGGCAGGAAACAGTACAAGGAACCTCCTCCCCCTGGAAAGCCTGCGAGCTGGAGAATGCCCTCGATTTGCGGAGTGCGATCGTGGGGATTGTGTTGCACAGAGCAGATGAGTTAGCCCGCATCAATCGGGAACTAGAGATCAGTAATCGGGAGCTGGATTCCTTTGCCTATGTGGCCTCTCATGATCTCAAAGAACCCCTGCGTGGGATCCACAATTTCTCCATCCTGCTCCTGAAAAGCTACGGCACCGTGTTGGATGAGGTTGGGGTAGCGCGCCTGCAAACCCTGGTGCGCCTAACCCGACGCATGGAATCCCTGATTGATGCCCTGTTGAAATTGTCCCGTCTGGGTCAGACTAAACTCCAATTGCAACCGATCGATCTGAATCAATTACTGCATCAGGTGTTGGTGGATCTGCAACTCAGTCGCTACGAGATTCGCCCCCAGATCCAGATTCCCCAACCACTCCCGGTAGTTCACTGCGACCCCATTTTGATCCGTGAGGTCTTCACAAACCTGCTCAGCAATGCGTTCAAGTATACCGATCGCACAGAGCCCTGGATTGAGATTGGCTACAGTAAACAGGATAGCGACTGCATATTCTGGATTCGAGACAACGGGATTGGAATTCGAGAGCGGCATCTGGAAACGATCTTTCGGCTTTTTAAACGACTACATGAGCAGAACCTCTATGGGGGGGGAACTGGGGTGGGCCTGACGATCGCCCGGAAAATCATCGAACGTCACGGTGGCCGCATTTGGGTTGAGTCAGTCCATGGCCAGGGGTCCACTTTTTATTTCACATTAAGATGTTAA
- a CDS encoding DNA-3-methyladenine glycosylase: MYDYDRAIAALQQVDPILASVIDRVGPCRLDQELQTGELLPCLTQAIIYQQLSGKTAGTIYRRFLELYPVGSFPAAEVILDTPDEALRSAGLSRSKALYVKDLAQKVRDGLPTLEELAVLEDEAILKTLTQVKGIGPWTVQMLLIFRLHRWDVLPVEDLGIRNSMRQVYGLPDLPDKKTVATLGQPWQPYRTIASWYLWRSLDKLQY, translated from the coding sequence ATGTATGACTATGACCGGGCGATCGCAGCGCTGCAGCAGGTCGATCCGATCCTGGCATCGGTGATCGATCGGGTCGGTCCCTGCCGCCTGGATCAGGAATTACAAACGGGGGAACTGCTTCCCTGTCTGACCCAAGCTATCATCTATCAGCAACTCTCTGGGAAAACAGCCGGAACCATCTACCGGCGGTTTCTGGAGCTTTACCCGGTAGGTTCCTTCCCCGCAGCAGAGGTAATCCTTGACACTCCCGATGAAGCCCTGCGGAGTGCCGGTCTTTCCCGTTCTAAGGCCCTCTATGTCAAAGATCTGGCCCAAAAGGTGCGAGATGGACTGCCCACCCTGGAGGAACTGGCCGTTCTCGAAGACGAGGCCATCCTCAAAACCCTGACCCAGGTGAAGGGAATTGGCCCCTGGACTGTGCAGATGCTGCTGATCTTCCGGTTACATCGCTGGGATGTGCTGCCCGTCGAAGATCTGGGGATTCGCAATAGCATGCGGCAGGTGTATGGTCTACCTGACCTGCCTGACAAAAAAACAGTTGCAACCCTGGGGCAACCCTGGCAGCCTTACCGCACCATTGCCTCCTGGTATCTGTGGCGCAGTCTTGATAAGCTGCAATACTAA
- a CDS encoding class I SAM-dependent methyltransferase, which produces MTATVNSDPPFLSQLINGILAIKPLANLARNRARTMMIQRAESIGVYWRDEVRQLRSRQSTAEFSSDWETELAQVSNPALVYPDYYVCSFHAYDEGNLGWEPAMEVEVAAHAVHARIWPEAAPKGDAMLRDSYHAILKEQLTRPPQEIVDLGCSVGMSTFALQTAFPGARVTGVDLSPYFLAIAQYRTHTQPSQLEYHPAPQVPAPTWVHAAAEATGLPAASFDLVSACLLFHELPQSAATQIIREARRLLRPDGYLAIMDMNPQSEVYGTMPPYILTLLKSTEPYLDQYFGLDIARTLYDAGFEPPTITCNSPRHRTIVAQAR; this is translated from the coding sequence ATGACTGCCACTGTAAACTCTGATCCCCCTTTTCTGTCCCAATTGATCAATGGCATTCTCGCGATCAAGCCCCTGGCCAATCTCGCCCGCAACAGGGCGCGCACCATGATGATCCAGCGGGCAGAATCGATCGGGGTTTACTGGCGAGACGAGGTGAGGCAACTGCGATCGCGCCAATCCACAGCCGAATTTTCCTCCGATTGGGAGACAGAGCTGGCCCAAGTGAGCAATCCTGCGCTGGTTTACCCCGATTACTACGTTTGTTCCTTCCATGCTTACGATGAAGGCAATTTGGGCTGGGAACCGGCGATGGAAGTGGAGGTTGCAGCCCATGCTGTCCATGCACGCATTTGGCCAGAAGCAGCTCCTAAAGGGGATGCGATGTTGCGGGACAGCTATCATGCCATCCTGAAAGAGCAACTGACACGGCCCCCTCAGGAGATTGTGGATCTGGGCTGTAGCGTGGGAATGAGTACTTTTGCTCTACAGACGGCCTTTCCTGGGGCCAGGGTAACCGGGGTGGATCTCTCCCCCTACTTCCTGGCGATCGCCCAATACCGTACCCACACCCAACCGAGTCAACTGGAGTACCATCCTGCCCCTCAGGTCCCGGCTCCAACCTGGGTCCATGCAGCGGCTGAGGCGACGGGCTTGCCAGCGGCATCCTTCGATCTGGTCTCTGCCTGCCTGCTCTTTCACGAATTGCCCCAATCCGCCGCCACGCAGATTATCCGGGAAGCCCGACGATTGCTACGTCCCGATGGCTATCTGGCGATTATGGACATGAATCCCCAGTCCGAAGTCTATGGGACAATGCCACCCTATATCCTGACCCTGCTCAAGAGTACGGAACCTTATCTCGATCAGTATTTCGGACTCGATATTGCCCGGACTCTCTATGACGCTGGGTTTGAGCCACCGACGATCACCTGCAATAGCCCTCGCCACCGCACGATCGTGGCTCAGGCCAGGTAA
- a CDS encoding GAF domain-containing protein, with protein sequence MAFSQPCPDPRNAACDPDLLLDEQLKTVEAGVRSESERQTHLLFETAMDAMVLVDDEGRYVLVNSIACDLFGRSQAELLNYGITDFVVPEQAERFWQGLQHPTPYRDEICLRRADGTLREVSYAATANFAPHRHLWVLRDITEHRSCLRDRPGVQVINLEYSRARNRAILEAMPDLLLRLKRDGTCLDCILPQGSQAEKFVPVHRHISEVLPPDILQKHLQMMKQALITGEVQVHEHAFSKHGQMMWEEVRIAAIDTEEVLVIVRDITQRKQAEAALQDSEERLAKRERYLAALVEVQQRLLTLDQEEEIYAALVDPLGQAAGASRAYIFTNSRDQDGRLLTSQRAEWCAPDIRPEIDNPLLQNLPYDDLFPRWATVLSRNEPIAGIVAEFPPAERQILAAQNIQSILVLPLIVQSEFFGFIGFDDCVRACPWEASEIALLRAATTALALALERRRSQAALSQSQKNLVKIVNTLPGMVFVKDSDGRFLLVNQATANSLKISTESLTGQLHAQVHPNQAEVEAMLAADRQVIETGQPLFIPEEAYTDVDGQIRYLQTCKIPIQFIGHPKPAILGIAIDITDRKIAEIAIQQQAERERLITRITNHLRRSLDLQDILNTTVTEVRQILENDRVLIYRLLPDGGGVVIAESIAAGWQPILRQTITDPCLTEASCIQPYIQGHFQNTADIEQSGLSECYVQLLKQLQVRANLVLPILQGDQVWGWLVAQQCNAPRVWQPEEVTLLQQLSNQVAIAIQQSELYQQVQHLNTTLELQVQERTAQLQQSLDFEALLKRITDKVRDSLDENQILQTAVQELASRIGVGCCDTGIYNLEQGTSTIRYEYTRSLASSQGQVIQMADYEAIYRQLQQGEHLQFCKYHDHRGWMAVLVCPIQDNQETFGDLWLFDVPEKQFNEQEVRLVQQVTNQCAIALRQARLYQKAQSQVQELERLNQLKDDFLSTVSHELRSPMSNIKMSVQMLAMSLGIMDAEAQLTPTSIVDPVDLDFIKIAQYVQILDQECQQEISLINDLLDLARLEGETTPIMPIEISLQSWLLHVIEPFLERTRQHKQQLRVIVPADLPPLVTDMTSLERILTELMHNACKYTPPGEGIKISAHLLGEQKQHTHQAGRAVAVLPASLPPYFQIQICNSGIEISPVECDRIFDKFYRIPSNDPWRYGGTGLGLALVKKLVEHLGGSIWAEGANGQTCFTIVLPQSIHGTPFCGRQE encoded by the coding sequence ATGGCTTTTTCTCAACCTTGCCCAGACCCCAGGAATGCCGCCTGCGACCCGGATCTTCTTCTGGATGAGCAACTGAAGACAGTCGAAGCAGGGGTGAGATCAGAGTCTGAGCGTCAGACCCATCTTTTATTTGAGACCGCCATGGATGCCATGGTGCTGGTGGATGACGAGGGCCGGTATGTGCTGGTCAACTCAATTGCCTGTGACCTGTTTGGTCGATCGCAGGCTGAACTCCTGAACTATGGCATCACTGATTTCGTGGTTCCTGAACAGGCAGAGCGATTCTGGCAGGGATTGCAACACCCAACTCCCTATCGGGATGAAATCTGCCTCAGGCGGGCTGACGGAACTCTGCGAGAAGTCAGTTATGCGGCTACAGCCAACTTCGCCCCCCATCGCCATCTGTGGGTATTGCGAGATATCACGGAGCACCGATCTTGCCTGAGAGATCGACCAGGTGTTCAGGTCATCAACCTGGAGTACAGCAGAGCCCGCAATCGAGCCATCCTGGAGGCAATGCCCGATTTACTATTGCGTCTTAAACGAGACGGCACCTGTCTGGACTGCATTCTTCCCCAGGGCTCTCAGGCTGAGAAGTTTGTTCCTGTTCATCGACATATCTCAGAGGTGTTGCCACCGGATATCTTGCAAAAACATCTCCAGATGATGAAACAGGCTTTGATAACGGGGGAGGTGCAGGTGCATGAGCATGCTTTCTCCAAACATGGTCAGATGATGTGGGAAGAGGTGCGGATTGCTGCCATTGATACCGAAGAGGTGCTGGTAATTGTACGGGATATTACCCAGCGCAAGCAAGCTGAAGCAGCCCTGCAAGACAGTGAGGAGAGGCTGGCCAAACGGGAGCGCTATCTGGCTGCCCTGGTGGAAGTGCAGCAGCGTCTACTAACCCTCGATCAGGAAGAGGAGATTTATGCAGCCCTGGTAGACCCTCTGGGGCAAGCTGCCGGAGCCAGTCGCGCCTATATCTTTACGAACAGTCGGGATCAGGATGGGCGGCTACTGACCAGTCAACGGGCTGAGTGGTGTGCCCCCGACATTCGCCCTGAAATTGATAATCCCCTGTTGCAGAATTTACCTTATGACGACTTGTTCCCTCGCTGGGCCACAGTGCTGTCTCGCAACGAACCGATCGCGGGCATTGTGGCTGAGTTTCCCCCAGCGGAACGTCAGATTTTAGCAGCCCAAAATATCCAATCGATTCTGGTTTTGCCGTTGATTGTGCAATCAGAATTTTTTGGCTTTATTGGCTTTGATGACTGTGTTAGGGCCTGTCCCTGGGAAGCCTCAGAAATCGCCCTACTGAGGGCAGCCACAACCGCTCTGGCCCTGGCCCTGGAACGTCGCCGATCGCAAGCAGCCCTCAGCCAGAGCCAGAAAAACCTGGTCAAGATTGTGAACACTCTGCCGGGTATGGTGTTTGTCAAGGATAGTGATGGACGCTTTTTGCTGGTCAATCAGGCTACGGCTAACAGCCTCAAGATAAGCACTGAAAGCCTCACTGGACAGTTACATGCCCAGGTGCATCCCAATCAGGCGGAAGTTGAAGCCATGCTGGCTGCCGATCGCCAGGTGATTGAGACGGGTCAGCCCCTCTTCATCCCAGAAGAAGCCTATACCGATGTGGACGGCCAGATCCGATATCTGCAAACTTGTAAAATTCCCATCCAGTTCATCGGCCATCCTAAACCGGCAATTTTAGGCATTGCGATCGATATCACCGATCGCAAAATTGCGGAGATTGCGATCCAGCAACAGGCAGAACGGGAGCGTTTGATCACCCGGATCACCAATCATCTGCGCCGATCGCTTGATCTGCAGGATATTCTGAATACGACAGTGACAGAAGTACGCCAGATCCTGGAGAACGATCGGGTATTGATTTATCGACTCCTCCCGGATGGAGGGGGTGTTGTGATCGCTGAATCCATTGCAGCAGGCTGGCAACCCATCCTGAGACAGACAATCACCGATCCCTGCCTGACGGAAGCAAGCTGCATTCAGCCCTATATCCAGGGCCATTTTCAAAATACAGCAGACATCGAACAATCGGGGCTGTCTGAATGCTATGTGCAGTTGTTAAAGCAGTTGCAGGTGCGGGCTAATCTGGTTTTGCCGATTTTGCAGGGCGATCAGGTGTGGGGCTGGTTGGTGGCGCAGCAGTGCAATGCGCCGCGCGTCTGGCAACCTGAAGAAGTGACCCTGTTGCAACAATTATCAAACCAGGTTGCGATCGCGATTCAACAGTCGGAACTGTATCAACAGGTGCAGCATCTGAATACAACCCTGGAGTTACAGGTTCAGGAACGCACGGCTCAATTGCAGCAGTCCCTGGATTTTGAAGCCTTGCTGAAACGGATCACCGATAAGGTGCGGGACAGTTTGGATGAAAATCAGATTTTACAAACTGCGGTGCAGGAATTGGCTTCCAGGATTGGGGTTGGCTGTTGTGATACAGGGATTTATAACCTGGAGCAGGGAACATCTACGATTCGTTACGAGTACACCCGATCGCTGGCTTCCTCCCAGGGACAAGTGATCCAGATGGCAGACTATGAGGCTATTTATCGGCAATTACAGCAAGGTGAACACCTGCAATTTTGTAAATACCATGATCACCGAGGATGGATGGCTGTGCTGGTCTGCCCAATTCAGGACAATCAGGAAACGTTTGGGGATCTCTGGCTGTTTGATGTGCCTGAAAAGCAGTTTAATGAGCAGGAAGTGCGACTGGTGCAACAGGTGACCAATCAGTGCGCGATCGCCCTGAGGCAGGCAAGGCTTTACCAGAAAGCTCAGAGCCAGGTTCAGGAGCTGGAGCGCCTGAACCAGCTTAAGGATGACTTTCTCAGTACGGTATCCCATGAGTTGCGATCGCCCATGTCCAACATCAAAATGTCGGTTCAAATGCTGGCCATGAGCCTGGGTATTATGGATGCGGAAGCCCAGTTGACTCCTACTTCGATCGTGGATCCGGTCGATTTGGACTTTATCAAAATTGCCCAGTACGTCCAGATTCTGGATCAGGAGTGTCAGCAAGAAATCAGCCTAATTAATGATCTGCTGGATTTAGCTCGATTGGAAGGTGAAACAACGCCAATTATGCCGATCGAAATTTCCCTACAAAGCTGGCTATTACATGTGATCGAGCCTTTCCTGGAGCGAACTCGCCAGCACAAGCAACAGCTCCGGGTGATCGTACCAGCTGATTTACCCCCCCTAGTCACCGATATGACCAGTCTGGAACGGATTTTGACTGAGCTGATGCATAATGCCTGCAAGTACACTCCGCCGGGAGAAGGGATCAAGATTAGTGCCCATCTCTTGGGAGAACAGAAGCAACACACCCATCAAGCAGGGCGGGCGGTTGCCGTTCTGCCTGCTTCCCTGCCCCCTTACTTCCAGATTCAGATCTGTAACTCTGGGATTGAAATCTCGCCTGTGGAGTGCGATCGCATTTTCGATAAGTTTTACCGCATTCCCAGTAATGACCCCTGGCGCTATGGGGGCACAGGATTGGGACTGGCGCTGGTGAAGAAACTGGTGGAACATCTGGGTGGCAGTATTTGGGCAGAAGGCGCAAATGGGCAAACCTGCTTCACGATCGTGCTGCCTCAATCCATCCATGGCACCCCCTTCTGTGGTCGTCAAGAATAG
- a CDS encoding substrate-binding domain-containing protein has product MVDPTYRQYSCLQSNPLGCRQLQQGNSRDPGAKYCATCNFPSLLNLKAEIQGNRGVYEVDQFLGTRGAGRLYQGWLLPDRNPIVIREYLLPTRTFNAQETRQRRQLFAQMSTLKLSDGRVQDFRLLMPDEAISDRQEERCYLITAGNLNALPTLRSHLQHQGAMTGNQIRRVLHQVLQTLEFLHSQKFSLPNGQLKQGMTHSNLSLDTLLLRQKETEQLASSTTQSRFTDENFLIYLCDLALWENLFHSPTESFQDATVLQELVALGQVGFYLLVGSDRDPEGEALYPKDGKYWAGVSPAFKDFLLSLMGLEQPFVSAEAARQALLRLPPEPSTAIGSLPVQVKRGEKRPKLPFPWRKLLLLLLTIPLLGLLFWWLSTVLRPKATARSSTLLCCAQEVTGVPKGKFIYTGVEKSTWSIVLEQKNLVERGKRLDNALQELQPELELRYRPQVSIQQAFEQVRSGRVEFLVTGLAEQAAIDLKAEPFAYDGLVVFVAFSYSQRDRGLPRFLSGQITFEQLRRLYTGEVQNWRDLGGPDLPVKLYIPPEIEAISVFEERVLQSEDRIRRFRELQNRLIATQPTFDTLRQVIRDFEQDQVGSIAFGTLSQVFGQCSVYPLALIRDRDSNPEQALIENSGEPISPMTDLCDAKGSYDRNVEAFQTNRYPLAYPLAVVYLRDNRRLPVGHKFAEILQTLEAQKLLSQTGLVPLQPLPKN; this is encoded by the coding sequence ATGGTTGACCCTACCTATCGGCAGTATTCGTGTCTCCAGTCCAATCCCCTGGGCTGTCGTCAACTGCAGCAGGGTAACTCGCGAGATCCAGGGGCAAAATACTGTGCCACCTGTAACTTTCCGTCCCTGCTTAACCTGAAAGCTGAGATCCAGGGAAATCGGGGGGTTTACGAGGTCGATCAGTTTCTGGGAACCCGGGGGGCGGGGCGACTGTATCAGGGTTGGTTGCTCCCTGATCGCAACCCGATCGTCATTCGGGAGTACTTGCTGCCAACCCGTACATTCAACGCACAGGAAACTCGTCAGCGGCGGCAACTGTTTGCCCAGATGTCCACCCTGAAGCTGTCCGATGGTCGGGTGCAGGATTTCCGTTTGCTGATGCCGGATGAGGCGATCTCCGATCGACAGGAGGAGCGTTGTTACCTGATCACGGCAGGGAATTTGAATGCCCTGCCAACGCTGCGATCGCACCTGCAGCACCAGGGAGCCATGACCGGCAATCAGATCCGGCGTGTTCTGCATCAGGTTTTACAAACCCTGGAATTTCTCCATAGCCAGAAATTCTCCCTGCCCAATGGGCAATTGAAGCAGGGAATGACCCACAGCAATCTCAGTCTGGATACTTTGCTCCTGAGGCAGAAGGAAACGGAGCAGTTGGCCAGCTCTACCACCCAAAGTCGGTTTACGGACGAAAACTTCCTCATCTATCTGTGCGATCTGGCGCTCTGGGAAAACCTGTTCCATTCCCCTACAGAGTCTTTTCAGGATGCAACCGTGCTGCAAGAACTGGTGGCTCTGGGGCAGGTGGGTTTTTACCTGCTGGTGGGGAGCGATCGGGATCCTGAGGGTGAAGCCCTTTATCCGAAAGATGGGAAATATTGGGCGGGTGTGTCTCCTGCTTTTAAGGACTTCTTGCTGAGTTTAATGGGCCTGGAACAGCCCTTTGTCAGTGCAGAGGCAGCCCGTCAAGCTCTGTTGCGGCTTCCTCCCGAGCCTTCTACTGCGATCGGATCTCTGCCCGTTCAGGTCAAACGCGGAGAGAAACGGCCAAAATTGCCTTTTCCCTGGCGCAAGCTACTGCTGTTATTGTTGACCATCCCCCTGCTGGGTCTTCTGTTCTGGTGGCTCAGCACCGTTTTACGTCCCAAAGCTACGGCACGGAGTTCCACCCTGCTTTGCTGCGCTCAAGAGGTGACGGGGGTGCCGAAGGGAAAATTCATTTACACGGGAGTGGAGAAAAGCACCTGGAGTATTGTTCTAGAGCAAAAGAACCTGGTGGAACGAGGCAAGCGACTGGACAATGCTTTGCAAGAGTTGCAGCCTGAGCTGGAGTTACGGTATCGGCCCCAGGTTTCCATTCAGCAAGCCTTTGAACAGGTTCGTTCAGGACGGGTAGAGTTTCTAGTTACAGGTCTGGCCGAGCAGGCCGCGATCGACCTGAAAGCAGAACCCTTTGCCTATGATGGGCTGGTGGTCTTTGTGGCCTTCAGCTATAGCCAGCGTGATCGGGGTCTGCCTCGCTTCCTGAGCGGTCAGATTACGTTTGAGCAACTGCGCCGACTCTATACCGGCGAGGTGCAGAACTGGCGAGACCTGGGGGGACCGGATTTGCCTGTTAAGCTTTACATTCCCCCAGAGATAGAAGCAATCAGCGTTTTTGAGGAACGGGTGCTGCAGAGTGAGGATCGGATTCGCCGCTTCCGAGAGTTACAAAACAGGCTGATTGCGACCCAGCCCACCTTCGACACGCTGCGGCAGGTGATTCGAGACTTTGAACAGGATCAGGTAGGCAGTATCGCCTTCGGTACCCTGAGCCAGGTCTTCGGCCAGTGTTCTGTCTATCCCTTAGCCCTGATCCGCGATCGAGATTCCAATCCAGAGCAGGCGTTGATTGAGAACAGTGGAGAACCGATCAGCCCGATGACGGACCTGTGTGATGCGAAGGGAAGTTACGATCGCAATGTGGAAGCCTTTCAAACAAACCGTTATCCTCTGGCCTACCCCCTAGCAGTCGTCTATCTGAGAGATAATCGGCGGCTGCCCGTCGGACACAAGTTTGCCGAGATTCTTCAGACCTTGGAAGCCCAGAAGCTGCTTAGCCAGACTGGACTGGTTCCCTTACAGCCTCTGCCGAAGAATTAA